The Pseudomonas cucumis sequence GAATATTGCAAATGGCAACGTTTGGGAAGCAGTTTCAAAAAAGCAAATGCCCCGACAAGTCAGGGCATTTGCTTAAAAGCGTGGCGAATCATTATTTGATCAAGCGCCAGGTGAACGGATATCGGTAAGGGAACCCTTCATTGGCCTTCACGCCGGCAATGATGGTCAATACCAGCGCACCGATTGCGACCAGACCAAACAGGAAGAACCCGATGATCACCACCATCAGCAGGAAGCAGATGGCGGAAGCAATGGCGACGGTGATCTGAAAGTTCAACGCCTCCTTGCCTTGCGCGTCGATGAACGGGTCTGACTCGCGCTTCATCTGCCAGAGAATCAGCGGCCCGATCAGCGTGCCGAACGGCAGCCAGATCCCCAGCAAGGCGGACAGGTGACAAAACATCGCCCACTGACGAACTTCACGGCTCGGTGTGGGTAGCGGCAGTTGCTCGTCACTCATGGAGTCCTCCTTGCGTGGAGCGGGTCCGATCAGTCGGCCAGTGCAGCCTTCTGCAGTTCGAAAATCTCGTTCATGCCTTTCTTCGCCAGTGCCAGCATCGCGTTCAGCTCTTCCGGCTGGAACGGCGCGCCTTCGGCAGTGCCCTGAACTTCGATGAAGCCGCCAGTGCTGGTCATCACCACGTTGAGGTCAGTCTCGGCAGCCGAGTCTTCCAGGTAGTCGAGGTCAAGCACAGGCTCGCCTTGGTACATACCCACCGAAACGGCAGCGATCATTTGCTTGAGCGGGTCGCCGCCTTTCAGGCCGCCGCGCTTCTTGATCACTTTCAAGGCGTCGATCAGTGCAACCATCGCACCGGTGATGGACGCGGTGCGGGTGCCGCCGTCAGCCTGGATCACGTCGCAGTCGACGTACAGGGTGACATCGCCCAGCTTGGACATA is a genomic window containing:
- the rph gene encoding ribonuclease PH, coding for MKRPSGRAADQLRSIRITRNYTKHAEGSVLIEFGDTKVICTVSVENGVPRFLKGQGQGWLTAEYGMLPRATGERNQREASRGKQGGRTLEIQRLIGRSLRAALDMSKLGDVTLYVDCDVIQADGGTRTASITGAMVALIDALKVIKKRGGLKGGDPLKQMIAAVSVGMYQGEPVLDLDYLEDSAAETDLNVVMTSTGGFIEVQGTAEGAPFQPEELNAMLALAKKGMNEIFELQKAALAD
- a CDS encoding DUF4870 domain-containing protein — its product is MSDEQLPLPTPSREVRQWAMFCHLSALLGIWLPFGTLIGPLILWQMKRESDPFIDAQGKEALNFQITVAIASAICFLLMVVIIGFFLFGLVAIGALVLTIIAGVKANEGFPYRYPFTWRLIK